Proteins encoded within one genomic window of Formosa agariphila KMM 3901:
- a CDS encoding RecQ family ATP-dependent DNA helicase — protein MQHPVKILEQYWNFTEFRPFQEDAIQAALDGEDVFVLMPTGGGKSMCFQIPALAKEGICIVISPLVALMKNQVQVLQDKGIKAMALTSGLSYSQLDTMLDNCIYGKYKFLYISPERLQQELVQERIRQMNVNLIAIDEAHCISQWGNDFRPAYKNITILRELHPMVNCMALTASATPLVVEDIVTELDFLKPKIFKQSFFRPNLAYMVFHEDDKYYRIETILRKYSNSSIIYVRSRKLTLEIANFLEKKGIKASSFHGGLSNAEKDERLNDWLANKMQVMVATNAFGMGIDKPDVKTVIHLNLPESLESYFQEAGRAGRNGEKAFAVILKNKSDDELVKNQFLDVLPSIDFIKQVYRKLSNFCQISYGEGALTTHDFNFNQFCKAYKFNGVLAYNALQILDRTSIITLTKQFQNKTLVQFVISNAALFHYLDTHTELQLIVKSLLRTYGGIFEHATKINTTLVSEKASIQEQVLMRALNTLEKDEIIVLQQTKTDAQVTFIEPREDDKTINRIANVIEQQNSLKRKQVQSVLDYVDNDSVCKTIQLLNYFGEKDVKPCGVCSVCIGAVKTLKKPNPIDFTVLRKQIIMHLEHGDLTSRALASAVNCTEADVLSVLKLLLEHQIISITKTNTYKLYHT, from the coding sequence ATGCAGCATCCTGTAAAGATATTAGAGCAGTATTGGAATTTTACAGAATTTCGACCGTTTCAAGAAGATGCTATTCAAGCAGCTCTTGATGGGGAAGATGTTTTTGTTTTAATGCCTACTGGAGGCGGAAAATCGATGTGTTTTCAAATTCCAGCATTAGCTAAAGAGGGGATTTGTATTGTAATATCTCCGCTTGTTGCACTTATGAAAAATCAAGTGCAAGTATTACAGGATAAAGGCATCAAGGCAATGGCATTAACTAGCGGGCTTTCATACAGTCAGCTAGACACTATGCTAGATAATTGCATTTACGGGAAGTATAAATTCTTGTACATTTCTCCAGAACGTTTACAACAGGAATTGGTACAAGAACGCATTAGGCAAATGAATGTAAATTTAATTGCTATAGACGAAGCGCATTGTATTTCGCAATGGGGAAATGATTTTAGACCGGCTTATAAAAATATTACCATTTTACGCGAATTGCACCCTATGGTAAATTGTATGGCATTAACAGCATCGGCAACACCTTTGGTGGTCGAAGATATTGTTACAGAACTCGATTTTCTTAAGCCTAAAATTTTTAAACAATCTTTTTTTAGACCAAATTTAGCCTATATGGTATTTCATGAAGATGATAAATATTATCGGATTGAAACCATTTTAAGAAAGTATTCCAATTCGTCTATTATATATGTAAGAAGCCGAAAACTAACCTTAGAGATTGCTAATTTTTTAGAAAAAAAAGGTATAAAAGCATCATCTTTTCATGGCGGATTAAGTAATGCTGAAAAAGATGAACGTTTAAACGATTGGCTAGCTAATAAAATGCAAGTTATGGTGGCTACCAACGCGTTTGGAATGGGTATTGACAAGCCTGATGTTAAAACGGTAATTCATCTTAACTTACCAGAAAGTTTAGAAAGTTATTTTCAAGAAGCAGGTCGTGCTGGCCGAAATGGGGAAAAAGCATTTGCTGTAATATTGAAAAATAAAAGCGATGACGAACTCGTTAAAAATCAGTTTTTAGATGTTTTACCGAGTATAGATTTTATTAAGCAAGTTTATAGGAAACTTTCAAATTTTTGTCAGATTTCTTACGGAGAAGGTGCATTAACAACTCACGATTTTAATTTTAATCAGTTTTGTAAAGCTTATAAATTTAATGGCGTTTTGGCATATAATGCACTTCAAATTTTAGACCGAACAAGTATAATTACTTTAACAAAACAATTTCAGAATAAGACATTGGTGCAATTTGTTATTTCTAACGCAGCGTTGTTTCATTATTTAGATACGCACACCGAGTTGCAACTTATTGTAAAGTCGTTATTAAGGACTTATGGAGGAATTTTTGAACATGCAACCAAAATAAATACAACCTTAGTTTCAGAAAAAGCATCCATTCAAGAACAGGTATTAATGCGAGCGTTAAATACTTTAGAGAAAGATGAAATTATTGTCTTACAACAAACAAAAACCGATGCGCAAGTAACGTTTATAGAGCCAAGAGAAGACGATAAAACAATAAATAGAATTGCAAATGTTATTGAACAGCAAAATAGTTTAAAACGCAAACAAGTACAAAGTGTCTTAGATTATGTAGATAATGATAGCGTTTGTAAAACAATTCAATTATTAAATTATTTTGGAGAGAAAGATGTAAAACCTTGTGGTGTATGTTCGGTTTGTATTGGAGCAGTAAAGACTTTAAAAAAGCCGAACCCCATAGATTTTACAGTTTTAAGAAAACAAATTATTATGCACTTAGAACACGGTGATTTAACATCGAGAGCATTAGCTTCTGCTGTAAATTGTACAGAAGCCGATGTATTAAGTGTGTTAAAATTATTATTAGAGCATCAAATTATTTCCATCACCAAAACAAATACGTATAAATTATATCATACTTAA
- a CDS encoding aminotransferase class IV gives MINFNGTIQDSKSILSSNNRGFAYGDALFETIKTSYGKILFWEDHYFRLMASMRILRMEIPMHFNMEFLESEIKNTLAANGLTDASARVKLTVFRNEGGLYLPDTNDNSFIIDVKPLNSDFYLVSEDHYEVDLFKDYYISPSLLSTLKTNNKVLNVVGSIYAKENNLHNCLTLNTNKNVVEALNGNVFVVKGNVIKTAPLSDGCLKGIMRKQLIEIITEIPEYELIEESISAFELQKADEIFISNAIVGIQPVSKYRKKTFTSTVSKLLIQKLNVKIRLS, from the coding sequence ATGATTAATTTTAACGGTACAATTCAAGATAGTAAATCAATATTAAGTTCAAACAATAGAGGGTTCGCCTACGGTGATGCGCTTTTTGAAACCATAAAAACTTCTTATGGAAAAATCTTGTTTTGGGAAGACCATTACTTTAGACTAATGGCTTCTATGCGTATTTTACGTATGGAAATTCCAATGCATTTTAATATGGAATTTCTTGAAAGCGAAATTAAAAACACACTAGCAGCAAATGGGTTAACCGATGCTTCTGCTCGCGTTAAACTTACTGTATTTAGAAATGAAGGTGGATTATATTTACCTGACACAAATGACAATAGTTTTATAATTGATGTAAAACCTTTAAATAGCGATTTTTATTTAGTTTCTGAAGATCATTATGAAGTAGATTTATTTAAAGATTATTACATCTCTCCTAGCCTACTATCTACATTAAAGACCAATAATAAAGTATTAAACGTTGTTGGAAGCATCTATGCTAAAGAAAATAATTTACACAACTGTTTAACTCTTAATACAAATAAAAACGTTGTAGAGGCTTTAAATGGAAATGTATTTGTGGTTAAAGGCAATGTTATTAAAACTGCCCCACTAAGCGATGGATGCTTAAAAGGAATTATGCGCAAGCAACTTATTGAAATCATTACTGAGATTCCAGAATACGAATTGATTGAAGAATCGATTTCTGCATTTGAGCTTCAAAAGGCTGATGAAATCTTTATTAGTAACGCAATTGTGGGAATTCAACCCGTTTCGAAATACCGCAAGAAGACATTTACAAGTACGGTTTCAAAACTACTTATACAGAAATTAAATGTAAAAATAAGATTGAGTTAA
- a CDS encoding YceI family protein → MKTENHPLKISQSLIILVTFLGSLTAFAQTYSLNNDSSKLSVLGTSSIHDWEVTAEQQSGSIVLENANETLSISALDIKVIAESLKSGKSGMDKNTYKALNTKKFNSIDFKLTKVNSITPNGSGVYKVKSTGDLSIAGTTNPIQLDFTLTLTDNSAKLTGSYTFKMTQFKIDPPTAMFGTITTGDELKIEFNTVLQ, encoded by the coding sequence ATGAAAACTGAAAATCATCCCTTAAAAATTTCTCAATCATTAATTATTCTAGTCACATTTTTAGGTTCGTTAACAGCGTTTGCACAAACGTATTCGCTAAATAACGATAGCTCTAAATTAAGTGTACTTGGAACATCAAGCATCCATGATTGGGAAGTTACAGCAGAACAACAAAGTGGCTCTATAGTCTTAGAGAACGCAAACGAAACTCTTTCTATAAGTGCATTAGACATTAAAGTTATTGCAGAAAGCTTAAAAAGTGGAAAGTCTGGAATGGACAAAAACACCTATAAAGCTTTAAATACTAAAAAGTTTAATAGCATCGATTTTAAATTAACTAAAGTAAATTCTATTACTCCAAATGGTAGTGGTGTTTACAAGGTAAAATCGACGGGAGACTTAAGCATTGCGGGAACCACAAACCCAATACAATTAGACTTCACATTAACACTTACCGATAATTCAGCAAAATTAACAGGGTCTTACACTTTTAAAATGACACAATTTAAAATTGATCCTCCAACGGCTATGTTTGGTACCATAACAACTGGTGACGAATTAAAAATTGAATTCAATACAGTATTACAATAG
- a CDS encoding START-like domain-containing protein encodes MEDKIKFELEFPIKASPALLYTYISTPSGLSEWFADNVNSRGELFKFIWDGAEEQAKVLSKKSGERIKFRWLHDEDDPYFFELRIQVDEITKDVSLIVVDFSEEDEIDETKMLWENQISDLKQVLGSA; translated from the coding sequence AATTTCCGATAAAAGCATCACCAGCCCTATTATACACTTATATTTCTACCCCTTCAGGATTATCTGAATGGTTTGCCGATAACGTAAACTCTAGAGGTGAGCTTTTCAAATTTATTTGGGATGGCGCAGAAGAGCAAGCTAAAGTATTAAGTAAAAAAAGTGGTGAACGCATAAAATTCAGATGGTTACACGACGAAGACGATCCTTATTTCTTCGAACTTCGTATTCAAGTCGATGAAATTACTAAAGATGTTTCTCTAATCGTTGTCGATTTTTCTGAAGAAGATGAAATAGATGAAACCAAAATGCTTTGGGAAAACCAAATTTCAGATTTAAAACAGGTCTTAGGCTCAGCATAA
- the murA gene encoding UDP-N-acetylglucosamine 1-carboxyvinyltransferase: protein MATFSIEGQHQLKGSIQPQGAKNEALQILCAVLLTAEEITINNIPDIVDVNKLIDLLRNLGVKVNKISKGSYTFKADDVNLKYLESEAFKEDGKGLRGSIMIVGPLLARFGKGYIPKPGGDKIGRRRLDTHFEGFINLGADFRYNKEDHFYGVEAKKLKGTYMLLDEASVTGTANIVMAAVLAEGRTTIYNAACEPYLQQLCKMLNRMGAKISGVGSNMLIIDGVDELGGTEHRMLPDMIEIGSWIGLAAMTKSELTIKNVSWNDLGQIPNVFRKLGITVEQQGDNIHIPAHTDGYEIQSFIDGSILTISDAPWPGFTPDLLSIVLVVATQARGSVLIHQKMFESRLFFVDKLIDMGAKIILCDPHRATVIGHDFKSSLKATTMTSPDIRAGVSLLIAALSAKGTSTIHNIEQIDRGYENIDERLRAIGAKITRLPSN from the coding sequence ATGGCAACATTTAGTATAGAAGGACAACACCAATTAAAAGGCAGTATCCAACCACAAGGCGCAAAAAACGAAGCATTACAAATTTTATGCGCAGTGCTTTTAACTGCAGAAGAAATTACCATTAATAATATTCCAGATATTGTTGATGTTAATAAACTGATAGACCTTTTACGCAACCTAGGCGTAAAAGTGAACAAAATAAGTAAAGGCTCGTATACGTTTAAAGCAGACGACGTAAATTTAAAATACTTAGAATCTGAAGCTTTTAAAGAAGACGGAAAAGGTTTGCGTGGCTCTATCATGATTGTAGGTCCACTTTTGGCTCGTTTTGGAAAAGGATATATTCCTAAACCTGGAGGCGATAAAATTGGTCGTCGTAGATTAGATACGCATTTTGAAGGCTTTATTAATTTAGGAGCCGACTTTAGATACAATAAAGAAGATCACTTTTACGGGGTTGAAGCAAAAAAATTAAAAGGTACTTATATGCTTCTTGATGAAGCTTCGGTAACTGGAACAGCAAATATTGTAATGGCAGCCGTTTTAGCTGAAGGACGAACTACTATATATAATGCAGCTTGCGAACCTTATTTACAACAACTTTGTAAGATGTTAAACCGTATGGGCGCTAAAATTAGCGGCGTAGGTTCTAACATGTTAATTATAGATGGTGTAGATGAATTAGGCGGAACAGAACACCGTATGCTTCCTGATATGATTGAAATAGGAAGTTGGATTGGTTTAGCCGCTATGACAAAAAGTGAACTAACCATAAAAAATGTGAGTTGGAACGACTTAGGTCAAATACCAAATGTATTTAGAAAATTAGGAATTACTGTTGAGCAACAAGGTGACAATATTCATATTCCAGCACATACAGATGGTTACGAAATTCAGAGTTTTATTGATGGTTCTATTTTAACTATTTCAGATGCGCCATGGCCTGGATTTACTCCAGATTTATTAAGTATCGTTTTAGTTGTGGCAACACAAGCACGAGGAAGTGTACTTATACATCAGAAAATGTTTGAAAGCCGTTTATTCTTCGTCGATAAATTAATCGATATGGGTGCAAAAATTATTCTTTGCGATCCGCATCGTGCAACAGTTATTGGTCACGATTTTAAATCGAGCTTAAAAGCTACAACCATGACTTCGCCAGATATTAGAGCTGGTGTTTCGTTATTAATTGCAGCCTTATCTGCAAAAGGTACGTCTACCATACATAATATAGAACAAATAGATCGTGGTTACGAAAACATAGACGAAAGATTACGCGCTATAGGTGCAAAAATTACGCGTTTACCTTCTAACTAA
- a CDS encoding DUF493 family protein, which translates to MSETQNPNEFYDKLKTQLYDTTVWPAEYLYKFIVKSDPKKIAEIEGIFNNLGAVIKTQPSKNGKYTSISISVKLKDPETVIEKYKEVTENVEGVISL; encoded by the coding sequence ATGAGCGAAACACAAAATCCAAACGAATTTTACGATAAATTAAAAACGCAATTATACGATACTACAGTATGGCCTGCTGAATATTTATACAAATTTATAGTAAAATCTGACCCTAAGAAAATAGCAGAAATTGAAGGGATATTTAATAATCTTGGGGCTGTAATTAAAACACAACCTTCTAAAAATGGTAAATACACAAGTATATCTATTAGCGTTAAATTGAAGGATCCTGAAACTGTTATCGAAAAATATAAAGAAGTTACAGAAAATGTAGAAGGTGTTATCAGTCTTTAA
- a CDS encoding YqgE/AlgH family protein, with protein sequence MITIKPKKGNLLIAEPSIIGDVSFNRSIVLLADYTTDGSIGFILNKPLDYTIKDLIPELDAHFKVYNGGPVEHDNLYFIHKVPELIPDSIEISLGIYWGGDFNVVADLIANKEIEEKDIRFFLGYSGWDSNQLDEELNVNSWVVTENVYQKDIIEKDYESFWKEKMLEFGGEYSIWSNAPENPSYN encoded by the coding sequence ATGATTACAATTAAACCAAAAAAGGGTAATTTGTTAATCGCAGAACCATCTATTATAGGAGATGTGTCCTTTAATCGATCAATAGTTTTGTTGGCAGATTATACAACAGATGGCTCTATAGGTTTTATTTTAAATAAGCCTTTAGATTACACAATTAAAGACCTAATTCCAGAACTAGACGCCCATTTTAAAGTGTATAATGGCGGACCAGTAGAGCATGATAATCTGTATTTTATTCATAAAGTACCAGAATTAATTCCAGACAGCATTGAGATTTCCTTAGGTATTTACTGGGGTGGCGATTTTAATGTGGTTGCAGATCTTATTGCAAATAAAGAAATAGAAGAAAAAGATATTAGATTCTTTTTAGGCTATTCTGGATGGGATAGTAACCAATTAGACGAAGAATTAAATGTTAATTCTTGGGTCGTTACAGAAAATGTATACCAAAAAGATATAATCGAAAAGGATTATGAATCGTTTTGGAAAGAAAAAATGCTAGAATTTGGTGGCGAATATAGTATTTGGTCTAATGCACCCGAAAATCCGAGTTATAATTAA
- a CDS encoding AAA family ATPase — MKTKKIVITGGPGTGKSSIINELQKKGYSCLEEISRQVTLQAREEGIEQMFLTEPLLFSERLLKGRKAQFYEANTSIQPCVFLDRGVHDVLAYMDFIGDKYPETFKNVCDSLAYDHIFILKPWKEIYKSDAVRYENFEQALQIHECLVNTYEGFNYTLIDVPFDTVENRADYILNEIKTL, encoded by the coding sequence TTGAAGACGAAGAAAATTGTAATAACAGGAGGTCCCGGAACAGGAAAGTCATCTATTATTAATGAATTACAGAAAAAAGGGTACTCATGTTTAGAAGAAATATCTAGGCAAGTCACGCTGCAGGCCAGAGAAGAAGGGATAGAACAGATGTTTTTAACCGAACCCTTATTATTTAGCGAACGCCTTTTAAAAGGAAGAAAAGCTCAGTTTTACGAAGCAAATACTAGCATTCAACCTTGTGTTTTTTTAGATAGAGGCGTACACGACGTTTTGGCATACATGGATTTTATTGGTGATAAATATCCCGAAACGTTTAAAAACGTATGCGATTCTTTAGCATACGACCATATTTTTATTTTAAAACCGTGGAAAGAAATTTATAAAAGTGATGCTGTGCGTTACGAAAATTTTGAACAAGCGTTACAAATTCATGAATGTCTAGTAAATACTTACGAAGGGTTTAATTATACTTTAATTGATGTACCTTTTGATACCGTTGAAAATAGAGCCGATTATATTTTAAATGAAATAAAAACGCTGTAA
- a CDS encoding HU family DNA-binding protein: protein MNKTDLIDAMAEQAGISKAAAKKALEGALTEIGSALKDGKRVSLVGFGSFSVSERAAREGRNPQTGKTIQIAAKNVVKFKAGSELSGAVN, encoded by the coding sequence ATGAACAAAACAGATTTAATCGATGCAATGGCAGAACAAGCTGGCATTTCAAAAGCAGCAGCTAAAAAAGCATTAGAAGGAGCACTTACAGAAATAGGAAGCGCTTTAAAAGACGGTAAAAGAGTTTCTTTAGTAGGATTTGGTTCTTTTTCAGTTTCTGAAAGAGCAGCAAGAGAAGGAAGAAACCCACAAACAGGAAAAACAATTCAAATTGCAGCAAAAAATGTTGTAAAGTTTAAAGCAGGTTCTGAATTATCAGGTGCTGTAAACTAA
- the fmt gene encoding methionyl-tRNA formyltransferase, translating to MKPLNIVFMGTPDFAVSTLKILVENNCNIVGVITAPDKPAGRGRKLNESAVKQYAVSQDLKILQPTNLKDEAFLDELKALNANLNVVVAFRMLPKVVWDMPELGTFNLHASLLPNYRGAAPINWAIINGETKTGVSTFFIDEEIDTGEMIQQEEIEIGANENAGQLHDKLMHLGSELVLKTVKELEKGPVKTTPQIENSNLKTAYKLNRDNCKIDWSASITDIHNKIRGLSPYPAAWCVLENGEEALDVKIYEATMEDEAHDFEIGSIQNTKKEIKVAVENGFINIGFMKLPGKRNMAAKDLLNGYEFKTGAKML from the coding sequence ATGAAACCATTAAATATTGTATTCATGGGAACGCCAGATTTTGCGGTTTCCACTTTAAAAATATTAGTAGAAAATAACTGTAATATAGTAGGAGTAATTACAGCTCCAGATAAACCAGCAGGTCGCGGACGAAAATTAAACGAAAGTGCTGTAAAACAATATGCCGTATCTCAAGATTTAAAGATATTACAGCCAACAAATTTAAAAGATGAAGCTTTTTTAGATGAGTTAAAAGCACTAAACGCGAATTTAAATGTTGTTGTTGCGTTTAGAATGTTACCGAAAGTGGTTTGGGATATGCCAGAATTAGGTACTTTTAATTTACATGCGTCACTACTTCCAAACTATAGAGGTGCCGCGCCAATTAATTGGGCGATTATTAATGGTGAAACAAAAACTGGAGTGTCTACATTCTTTATCGATGAAGAAATTGACACTGGTGAAATGATTCAGCAAGAAGAAATAGAAATTGGAGCAAACGAAAATGCAGGACAATTACATGATAAATTAATGCATTTAGGAAGCGAGTTAGTTTTAAAGACCGTAAAAGAGTTAGAAAAAGGTCCCGTTAAAACGACGCCGCAAATAGAAAATTCAAATTTAAAAACTGCATATAAACTTAACAGAGACAATTGCAAAATAGATTGGTCGGCTTCAATTACAGATATTCATAATAAAATTCGAGGCTTGAGTCCGTATCCAGCGGCGTGGTGTGTATTAGAAAATGGAGAAGAAGCTTTAGATGTTAAAATTTATGAAGCGACTATGGAAGATGAAGCACATGATTTTGAAATTGGTTCTATTCAGAATACTAAAAAAGAGATTAAGGTTGCTGTAGAAAACGGATTTATAAATATTGGTTTTATGAAACTTCCTGGAAAACGAAACATGGCAGCAAAAGACCTCTTAAATGGGTATGAATTTAAAACAGGGGCAAAAATGCTGTAA
- a CDS encoding DUF4290 domain-containing protein: MIDNIEYNTEREHLIIPEYGRHLQKMVNHAKTIENRDDRNKEANAIIAVMGNLQPHLRDVPDFQHKLWDQLFIIANFELDVDSPYGNPDKEILERKPDSLAYPQNFPKYRFYGNNIKTMIDVANTWEEGELKEALIYTIANHMKKCFLNWNKDTVDDNVIFNHLYELSDGKINLKNTDEDLSDATSLLRNKKKYSTSSNTKKTYKKNTNTNSNRNNRKRY; encoded by the coding sequence TTGATAGATAACATAGAATACAACACCGAGCGTGAACATTTGATTATTCCTGAATATGGAAGACATCTTCAAAAAATGGTAAATCATGCCAAAACTATAGAAAACAGAGACGACAGAAATAAAGAAGCGAATGCTATTATTGCCGTTATGGGTAATTTACAACCGCATCTTAGAGACGTCCCTGATTTTCAGCATAAACTTTGGGATCAACTTTTTATAATTGCTAATTTTGAATTAGATGTAGATTCTCCTTACGGAAATCCAGATAAGGAAATATTAGAACGCAAACCTGATTCTTTAGCTTATCCTCAAAATTTTCCTAAATATCGTTTTTACGGAAACAATATAAAAACCATGATAGATGTTGCAAATACCTGGGAAGAAGGCGAACTTAAAGAGGCCTTGATTTACACCATTGCAAACCACATGAAAAAATGTTTTTTAAATTGGAATAAAGATACTGTAGACGATAACGTGATTTTTAATCATTTATATGAATTGTCTGATGGTAAAATCAATTTAAAAAATACAGACGAAGACCTTTCTGACGCAACAAGTTTATTGCGAAATAAAAAGAAATATAGCACGTCTTCGAATACAAAAAAGACTTACAAAAAGAATACAAACACAAATTCTAACCGTAATAATAGAAAACGCTACTAA